In one Syntrophorhabdales bacterium genomic region, the following are encoded:
- a CDS encoding isochorismatase family protein codes for MTSNSPDKKDLLEREESLLVIIDMQERLLPAVADRESVKENVMRLVSFAGITGIPVIVTEQEKLGPTVLDLSQCKECSAPISKVAFNCFLSNDFADAVRRSQRKALILTGLEAHICVAQTALHAVQHFKVHVVRDAISSRTVDNCNTAVERMRTSGVTITSTEMIIYELLKKAGTQEFKAALALVK; via the coding sequence ATGACGTCTAACAGCCCCGATAAAAAAGATCTGCTGGAAAGAGAAGAGAGCCTCTTAGTCATAATTGACATGCAGGAACGATTGCTGCCTGCCGTGGCCGATCGCGAGTCCGTCAAAGAAAACGTGATGCGGCTTGTCTCCTTTGCCGGCATCACCGGCATTCCAGTTATAGTCACCGAACAGGAAAAGCTAGGACCCACAGTGCTCGACCTTTCTCAATGCAAGGAGTGTAGTGCGCCGATTTCGAAAGTCGCGTTCAATTGCTTTTTATCGAATGATTTTGCGGACGCGGTTCGACGGAGCCAACGAAAGGCGCTTATCCTCACGGGACTCGAGGCACACATCTGTGTTGCCCAGACAGCACTCCATGCAGTTCAACACTTCAAGGTCCATGTGGTGCGCGACGCCATCTCTTCGCGGACTGTTGATAACTGCAACACTGCGGTTGAGAGAATGCGCACGAGCGGCGTCACGATCACTTCTACTGAAATGATTATATACGAGTTGCTCAAGAAAGCAGGGACGCAGGAATTCAAAGCAGCACTCGCCCTGGTAAAATAA
- a CDS encoding PP2C family protein-serine/threonine phosphatase yields the protein FGSVYTKSDYGELLREAYLATDDYIVKRGIRSGTAAATLHIFDEVFLAANVGDSRVIMGIRGDVLQLTLDHKPDVPAERSRIESLGGRVVTHVVPRVQGILAMSRALGDLTLKPYISPEPRVVQGLLGPENDFAVIACDGVWDVLGPREVIQVARDVEGPQEAADRIAAKALSAGSTDNLTVIVLDLRKRTARMPRKKMEILSILDYANE from the coding sequence TTCGGTTCAGTCTATACAAAAAGTGATTACGGCGAATTGCTGAGGGAAGCGTACCTGGCTACTGACGACTACATCGTCAAGCGCGGCATTCGGAGCGGTACCGCTGCTGCCACACTACATATTTTTGATGAAGTGTTCCTTGCGGCTAACGTTGGGGACTCGCGTGTGATCATGGGTATTCGGGGCGATGTTCTCCAGCTTACGCTCGATCACAAGCCCGATGTTCCTGCAGAACGCTCCCGTATTGAATCGCTAGGAGGTCGGGTTGTCACCCATGTTGTTCCCAGAGTGCAAGGCATACTTGCCATGAGTCGGGCACTGGGAGATCTAACCCTCAAGCCTTACATCAGTCCGGAGCCACGCGTTGTGCAGGGTCTCCTTGGTCCGGAGAACGATTTTGCTGTTATTGCCTGCGACGGCGTATGGGACGTGCTCGGACCCCGCGAAGTGATTCAAGTCGCGCGCGATGTGGAGGGCCCTCAGGAAGCAGCAGATCGTATCGCAGCAAAGGCGCTCTCAGCGGGCAGCACGGACAACCTGACGGTGATTGTTCTGGACCTTCGCAAGCGCACAGCCCGCATGCCGCGAAAGAAGATGGAAATACTCTCAATCCTCGATTACGCAAATGAATAA